Proteins co-encoded in one Spirosoma endbachense genomic window:
- a CDS encoding carboxymuconolactone decarboxylase family protein — protein sequence MSSSQFTVPTRDQVSPASQQAFDGLLKAVGFVPNLYAAIAYSENGLPRYLAFQGAKSSLSNKEKEAVNLVVSEVNGCQYCLSAHTVLGKMNGLAEADTLDLRAGHSTNPKLNALVSLAKVITENKGRVFQEQLDAFFAAGYTQGNLVDVILQVSDKIAMNYLHNLTQIPIDFPLAPALQTQPA from the coding sequence ATGTCATCTTCACAATTCACCGTCCCAACCCGCGATCAGGTATCGCCTGCTTCACAACAAGCCTTTGATGGCTTACTTAAAGCGGTTGGCTTCGTGCCCAATCTCTACGCTGCCATCGCTTACTCTGAAAATGGCCTGCCCCGCTATTTGGCTTTTCAGGGAGCCAAATCCTCGCTCTCCAATAAAGAGAAAGAAGCAGTTAACTTAGTGGTCAGTGAGGTGAATGGTTGCCAATATTGCCTAAGCGCTCATACGGTTCTGGGTAAAATGAACGGATTGGCCGAAGCCGACACCTTGGATCTTCGGGCTGGGCACAGTACCAATCCTAAATTGAATGCCCTCGTTAGCCTGGCCAAAGTCATTACCGAAAACAAAGGACGGGTCTTCCAGGAGCAACTCGACGCATTTTTCGCAGCGGGCTACACCCAGGGTAATCTAGTGGACGTGATCCTTCAGGTGAGCGACAAAATTGCCATGAACTACCTACACAACCTGACCCAAATTCCTATTGATTTCCCCCTTGCACCAGCTCTGCAAACGCAGCCTGCTTAA
- a CDS encoding TetR/AcrR family transcriptional regulator — translation MANVKVESDVVIDRLMEVFRSVGYDGASMAQLADATGLQKASLYHRFPGGKQEMATAVLDHVSEWNQRQLVDVLYSSASPKTRLTTALRSISQLYDGGRLACILRALSHGTAADLFRQPIASIFTKWVDAFAHLAQDLGFDQQTSRHLGESTLVRIQGSLILAQTLNQPTLFEQALHDIETDFLIN, via the coding sequence ATGGCAAATGTAAAAGTAGAATCCGATGTGGTCATTGACCGACTAATGGAAGTATTCCGTTCGGTTGGGTACGATGGTGCCAGTATGGCCCAACTGGCTGACGCCACCGGTTTGCAGAAAGCAAGTCTGTATCATCGCTTTCCGGGTGGGAAACAGGAGATGGCAACGGCCGTTCTTGATCACGTATCTGAATGGAATCAACGTCAGCTAGTGGATGTGCTGTACTCATCAGCTTCGCCTAAAACCCGGCTTACAACAGCGCTTCGTTCAATTAGCCAGCTTTACGATGGTGGGCGATTAGCTTGTATTCTTCGGGCTTTATCTCATGGTACGGCTGCTGATTTATTCCGCCAACCGATTGCCTCCATTTTTACCAAATGGGTAGATGCCTTTGCTCATCTAGCGCAGGATTTGGGCTTTGATCAGCAAACGTCAAGGCATCTGGGCGAGTCGACCTTAGTTCGAATTCAGGGCTCGTTAATTCTCGCTCAGACCCTCAATCAGCCTACACTATTTGAGCAGGCCCTACACGATATAGAAACTGATTTTCTCATCAACTAA
- a CDS encoding FKBP-type peptidyl-prolyl cis-trans isomerase, protein MKPYILVLLLGGMIAVSCQSADQSPCSQTTVTTKAPEEEVAALKKLIDSQKISALLDERGFYYHIQSPGSGLKPTGCSTVTVNYKGTLTSGTTFDSGSGVRFGLNQLIVGWQEGIPLIAPGGSITLYLPPSLAYGPQAQEGIPANSILIFKIDLLEAE, encoded by the coding sequence ATGAAACCCTATATCTTAGTGCTGTTGCTGGGAGGGATGATCGCCGTGTCTTGCCAGTCCGCGGATCAATCCCCCTGCTCACAAACCACTGTTACGACGAAAGCTCCTGAAGAAGAAGTCGCTGCCCTCAAAAAATTGATTGACAGCCAAAAGATTTCGGCTCTCCTGGATGAACGGGGTTTCTATTACCACATTCAGTCGCCTGGTTCTGGTTTGAAACCAACTGGGTGTTCGACCGTGACAGTCAATTATAAAGGCACACTCACCAGCGGAACAACCTTCGATAGCGGATCAGGAGTGCGCTTTGGCCTGAATCAGCTCATTGTAGGTTGGCAGGAAGGCATTCCCTTAATTGCCCCTGGTGGCTCTATCACTTTATACCTGCCACCCAGCCTGGCTTATGGCCCCCAGGCTCAGGAAGGCATTCCCGCTAATTCAATTTTGATCTTTAAAATTGATCTGCTGGAGGCAGAGTAA
- a CDS encoding S9 family peptidase has product MTNRPLLVSLFALASLSCFAQTVPKKRPITPKDIYRLQTISDPQLSPDGKWITYGLSTVDTTKDKRNSDLWMVSWDGKESVQLTNSPDGESKARFSPDGKYISFVSARQGATKGQIWLMDRRGGEAKKLTDLKTDLDDYVWSPDSKRLALVLRDPDYADSAKTKVRKPYVLDRYHFKADIKGYLEKGSVHLYVYDIADKKLDTLTTGIFDETSPVWSPDGSQLAFVSNRSEDPDRNQNTDIYVIDAHKGASMKQLTNWSGSDNNPVWSPDGKRIAYLRSTASGNFLMYDQPILAVMNRDGGEPTLLSKALDRPVRNPRWAKDGQTIGVLVQDDRQTYVGNYTLSDGKFTKVVAGNRSFSELEAVTAGNWLTQLSDPQTPAELYAIENGTPRRLTHVHDAFLAPLELATVEGFTSKSKDGAQVSNILLKPANTPANKKLPTVFYIHGGPVSQDEFSFDLTRQLLSAGGYAVVAVNYRGSNGRGLDYTKAIYADWGNKEVLDILGAADYVVEKGIADPDRLGIGGWSYGGILTNYTIATDTRFKAAASGAGSSLQLSMYGVDQYTNQYENELGAPWKNTDKWLKLSYPFLKADRIKTPTMFMAGEKDFNVPAVGSEQMFQALRSLGIPTQLIIYPGQFHGITVPSYQKDRVDRYLQWFDKYLKPKTL; this is encoded by the coding sequence ATGACAAACCGCCCTCTACTTGTCTCTCTATTTGCTCTTGCCAGCCTTAGTTGTTTCGCGCAGACAGTACCTAAAAAACGACCCATCACCCCCAAAGATATTTATCGGCTTCAAACCATCAGCGATCCGCAACTATCGCCCGATGGAAAATGGATAACTTATGGCTTATCGACGGTCGATACCACGAAAGACAAACGGAATTCTGATTTGTGGATGGTGAGCTGGGATGGTAAAGAATCCGTTCAGCTCACCAATAGTCCGGATGGCGAGTCGAAAGCCCGATTCAGCCCCGATGGAAAATACATTTCATTCGTATCGGCGCGGCAGGGAGCCACCAAAGGCCAGATCTGGCTCATGGATCGCCGGGGCGGTGAAGCGAAAAAATTAACCGACCTGAAAACCGACCTCGACGATTATGTCTGGTCGCCCGATAGCAAGCGGCTCGCGCTCGTCCTGCGTGACCCCGACTATGCCGATTCAGCGAAAACAAAGGTCCGGAAGCCCTATGTGCTCGATCGCTACCATTTCAAGGCCGATATCAAAGGCTATCTGGAGAAAGGGTCGGTTCATTTATATGTTTACGATATAGCCGACAAAAAACTGGATACGCTGACAACCGGCATTTTCGACGAAACCTCGCCGGTCTGGTCGCCGGATGGATCGCAACTGGCGTTTGTGAGCAACCGTAGCGAAGACCCCGATCGGAATCAGAACACCGATATCTATGTCATCGATGCGCATAAGGGCGCCAGCATGAAGCAACTGACCAACTGGTCTGGCTCCGACAACAACCCGGTCTGGAGTCCCGATGGCAAGCGGATCGCTTATTTGCGGTCAACCGCTTCGGGCAATTTCCTGATGTATGACCAGCCCATACTGGCCGTCATGAATCGGGATGGTGGCGAGCCTACGCTACTGTCGAAAGCATTGGACCGTCCCGTTCGGAATCCGCGCTGGGCGAAAGACGGCCAGACGATCGGTGTACTGGTTCAGGATGATCGCCAAACCTATGTTGGCAATTACACACTATCAGACGGCAAATTCACTAAAGTAGTAGCAGGCAATCGGTCGTTCAGCGAGTTAGAAGCTGTAACGGCTGGCAACTGGCTAACTCAGCTAAGCGATCCGCAAACACCAGCTGAGTTATATGCCATCGAAAATGGAACACCCCGCCGGTTAACGCACGTACATGACGCGTTCCTGGCCCCGCTCGAACTGGCCACCGTCGAAGGATTTACCTCAAAGAGTAAAGACGGAGCGCAGGTGTCGAACATCTTGCTTAAACCTGCCAACACACCCGCCAACAAAAAACTGCCGACCGTATTTTATATCCACGGAGGCCCCGTTTCGCAGGATGAATTCTCGTTCGATCTAACACGCCAGTTACTGTCGGCGGGTGGTTATGCCGTGGTGGCGGTCAACTACCGGGGTAGCAATGGGCGTGGCCTCGACTACACAAAGGCGATCTACGCCGACTGGGGCAACAAAGAAGTGCTGGACATTCTGGGCGCGGCCGATTATGTCGTTGAAAAAGGCATTGCCGACCCCGACCGCTTGGGCATTGGCGGCTGGAGCTACGGCGGTATTCTGACCAACTATACCATTGCCACCGACACCCGGTTCAAGGCCGCAGCCAGCGGAGCCGGTAGTTCCCTGCAACTATCAATGTATGGTGTCGATCAGTATACCAACCAATACGAGAATGAATTGGGAGCGCCCTGGAAAAACACCGACAAATGGTTAAAACTCTCCTACCCATTCCTGAAAGCGGACCGGATTAAAACGCCAACGATGTTTATGGCCGGCGAAAAAGATTTCAATGTGCCCGCTGTAGGGAGTGAACAAATGTTTCAGGCCCTTCGGTCGTTGGGTATACCAACCCAGTTGATTATTTACCCAGGCCAGTTTCATGGCATCACAGTGCCCAGCTATCAGAAAGATCGCGTTGATCGGTATTTGCAATGGTTTGATAAGTATCTGAAACCTAAAACGCTGTAG
- a CDS encoding aminotransferase class V-fold PLP-dependent enzyme: MSTLSKRKFLKSMIGATSLPMMQWPDLTDWVGQVSYVPAVELAQQEDFWIKIRASFPVTTDFIQLENGYYSLAAQPVLDNYLQHIQQVNAVSSYYMRTHQFNDKRESQAQLARLLGCSSDELIITRNTTESLDTVIAGLNWKAGDEAVMAEQDYGAMLDMFRLQARRHGTVNRLVSLPNHPQSDAEIVRLYENAITPKTRLLMVCHMVNITGQILPIRQIVDMAHKRNVEVLVDGAHAFGHLAFTMADLGGCDYYASSLHKWLGTPLGAGILYVRKDKIPALWPLFADSSVPDDDIRKLNHTGTHPVATDLAIQDAIRFHEGIGIERKEARLRYLQRYWTDQVRHHPNIILNTPEAPARSCAIANVGIAGKKPAELAKLLFDTYKIFTVAIDSPAVRGVRVTPHLYTTTSELDTFVKALKELAG, translated from the coding sequence ATGTCTACCTTATCGAAGCGGAAGTTTTTGAAAAGCATGATCGGGGCAACCAGCCTGCCGATGATGCAATGGCCTGACCTGACTGATTGGGTGGGTCAGGTGTCGTACGTTCCAGCGGTAGAGCTGGCGCAGCAGGAAGACTTCTGGATAAAAATCCGGGCTTCATTTCCGGTCACAACGGACTTCATCCAACTCGAAAACGGCTACTATTCGCTGGCGGCTCAACCGGTGCTCGATAACTACCTTCAGCATATTCAGCAGGTCAATGCCGTATCGTCCTATTACATGCGTACGCACCAGTTCAACGACAAACGGGAATCGCAGGCACAATTGGCCCGGTTGCTGGGTTGCTCGTCCGACGAACTGATCATTACCCGCAACACCACCGAATCGCTGGATACGGTGATTGCGGGTCTGAACTGGAAAGCAGGCGACGAAGCGGTGATGGCCGAGCAGGATTATGGAGCCATGCTCGATATGTTTCGGCTTCAGGCCCGGCGACACGGTACGGTCAATCGGTTGGTATCGTTACCCAATCACCCTCAATCCGATGCGGAGATCGTTCGCTTATACGAGAACGCGATTACACCGAAAACCCGGCTATTGATGGTTTGCCACATGGTGAACATTACGGGGCAGATTCTGCCAATTCGCCAGATTGTCGACATGGCGCATAAGCGTAATGTAGAAGTGTTAGTTGATGGCGCTCACGCATTCGGGCATCTGGCCTTTACGATGGCTGATCTTGGCGGCTGCGATTACTACGCCAGCAGCCTGCATAAATGGCTCGGCACGCCCCTCGGCGCGGGTATTCTCTATGTCCGCAAGGATAAGATTCCGGCGCTCTGGCCATTGTTCGCCGACAGTAGCGTTCCCGATGACGACATTCGGAAGCTGAACCATACCGGAACCCACCCGGTTGCAACGGATCTAGCCATTCAGGACGCGATTCGGTTTCATGAAGGAATTGGTATCGAGCGTAAAGAAGCCCGGCTTCGCTACCTGCAACGTTACTGGACGGATCAGGTACGGCACCATCCAAACATCATTCTGAACACGCCCGAAGCACCAGCCCGTTCCTGCGCGATTGCTAATGTTGGTATAGCCGGGAAAAAGCCAGCGGAGTTGGCCAAGCTCCTGTTCGATACCTATAAAATCTTTACAGTTGCCATTGACAGCCCAGCCGTACGAGGGGTACGCGTTACGCCACATCTTTATACAACCACATCAGAATTAGATACCTTTGTAAAGGCGTTGAAGGAACTAGCCGGTTGA
- a CDS encoding putative toxin-antitoxin system toxin component, PIN family: MRIVVDTTDFISALIGKKHREKLKSVLDKPEIELFADNNLLTELSEVAHRDKFRKYVSLSEIALFLEVIQARLTMITPTTVVTDSPDPDDNFLLSLAIDSQAEYLITGNKNDLLALSPYRGIQIIRLQAFLEILSIS, translated from the coding sequence ATGAGAATTGTGGTAGATACCACTGACTTTATCAGTGCATTGATTGGTAAAAAACATCGTGAGAAATTAAAATCAGTTTTAGACAAACCTGAGATTGAGTTATTTGCCGACAATAATTTACTGACTGAACTTTCAGAAGTAGCCCATCGGGATAAATTTCGAAAGTACGTCAGTTTAAGTGAAATAGCCCTTTTTCTGGAAGTGATTCAGGCACGACTTACGATGATTACACCGACCACCGTTGTCACAGATAGTCCTGATCCTGACGATAATTTTTTATTGTCGTTAGCAATAGACTCACAGGCTGAATACCTTATCACCGGAAACAAGAACGACTTGCTTGCACTCAGTCCATATCGGGGGATCCAAATCATACGTCTACAGGCATTTTTAGAAATACTGTCAATCTCGTGA
- a CDS encoding M28 family metallopeptidase, giving the protein MQTKSLLPLLLVFFLVSPLLKAQTILNRDAQIADLVSQVSADSLRAHINGLVSFGTRHTLSVPANATDQPAKKGLGAARQWILGKFNQYAKQSGGRLTATLDTWTLQPDGRRVDKPANMGNVMATLKGTDPTDDRIFIVQGHMDSRVTNVMNRESDAPGANDDGSGTAAVIELCRVMSKSSFPATIIFVTLTGEEQGLLGAEHLSERAIKEKWNVEAVLNNDIMGSNNSSDTRIIDNTRLRVFSEGLPGVLLKDTTGRIGQIRQFGNENDGKARTLARYLKEIGERYVENLEVVMVYRNDRYLRGGDHTPYVQRGIAAVRLTEMNENYEHQHQDLRTENAGTPAAIEYGDYPKFMDFEYLRKNTSVNLATLANLAKSPTVPQKVTVDVRNLTNSTVLYWQAPQSGKVKGYYVLMRETYWPFWQKKFFTTKLGMTLPYSKDNYYFAVQAVSEDGNESLPVLPVPNLR; this is encoded by the coding sequence ATGCAGACAAAGTCTTTACTTCCTCTTCTTCTCGTATTCTTTCTTGTTTCCCCTCTATTAAAAGCTCAAACTATCCTAAATCGTGACGCTCAGATTGCCGATTTGGTCAGTCAGGTTTCGGCCGACAGCCTGCGGGCGCACATCAATGGACTGGTTAGTTTCGGCACTCGTCATACACTGAGTGTACCCGCCAATGCAACCGACCAGCCCGCCAAAAAAGGACTGGGAGCAGCCCGGCAATGGATTCTGGGCAAGTTCAATCAATATGCCAAACAATCGGGTGGGCGTTTAACGGCCACTCTGGATACCTGGACGCTACAACCCGATGGCCGTCGTGTTGACAAACCTGCCAATATGGGCAATGTAATGGCAACGCTTAAAGGAACTGACCCGACCGATGATCGTATCTTTATTGTACAGGGCCACATGGATAGCCGTGTTACGAATGTCATGAATCGGGAATCTGACGCACCGGGAGCCAATGACGATGGCTCAGGAACTGCTGCTGTGATCGAACTGTGCCGGGTGATGAGCAAATCGTCGTTTCCGGCTACGATCATTTTCGTCACGCTAACGGGCGAAGAACAGGGCTTGTTAGGTGCCGAACACCTTTCAGAGCGAGCCATTAAGGAAAAATGGAATGTTGAAGCCGTACTCAACAACGACATTATGGGCAGCAACAACAGCAGCGATACCCGCATCATCGATAACACCCGGCTCCGGGTTTTTAGCGAGGGCTTACCTGGTGTTTTGCTGAAAGATACTACCGGACGCATTGGGCAAATCCGGCAGTTTGGGAATGAAAATGACGGCAAAGCCCGTACCCTTGCGCGTTACCTCAAAGAAATTGGCGAACGCTACGTCGAAAACCTGGAGGTTGTGATGGTCTACCGCAACGACCGCTATCTGCGCGGGGGCGATCATACGCCTTACGTACAACGTGGTATTGCTGCCGTTCGCTTGACCGAGATGAACGAAAACTACGAGCATCAGCATCAGGATCTGCGAACTGAAAACGCCGGAACGCCAGCCGCCATCGAATACGGCGACTATCCTAAATTCATGGACTTCGAATACCTGCGCAAAAACACATCAGTTAATCTGGCTACGCTAGCCAACCTGGCGAAATCGCCAACGGTACCGCAAAAAGTGACCGTTGATGTTCGCAATCTGACCAACTCGACGGTACTCTACTGGCAGGCACCTCAATCGGGCAAGGTAAAGGGCTACTATGTGCTCATGCGCGAAACCTACTGGCCATTCTGGCAGAAGAAATTCTTCACCACCAAACTTGGCATGACGCTGCCTTACTCGAAAGACAATTATTACTTTGCCGTTCAGGCAGTTAGCGAAGATGGCAACGAAAGTTTGCCGGTGCTACCCGTGCCGAATTTACGGTAA
- a CDS encoding Pycsar system effector family protein: MIAQETTLLHQTRIYAESLLKQLTLDYTYHNLSHTQAVVAFANEIADHEGLSDTDRETVLIAAWLHDTGYKEGCTNHEDNGIDLARPFLKEHGLPSKRIEEVITCIEATKMPQSPNGHRLAEVLCDADLGHLSTDDFVERSEQLRQELKHTGNKISKKKWRKKTAGFLESHRYFTHYGQTVLGPRQAANLELLRQQIADDGDDDDDDKHGKQDKHDKHDKNEKHAKQEKQDKQDKQEEILNQLFDAPAASSSAKVKKPERGVETMFRLTSQNHFQLSAMADTKANIMISINTIVISLVVSILIRKLEEWPALTIPTVLFTITSVIATVLAVLATRPNVTSGVFNREDIENKTSNLLFFGNFYRMDLADYEWGMRRMMDDADFLYSSMIRDIYFLGKVLGRKYKLLRWSYSVFMFGLVVSVIAFGVAAYMSR; the protein is encoded by the coding sequence ATGATCGCACAGGAAACCACGTTGCTTCATCAAACCCGGATTTACGCCGAATCGTTGCTAAAGCAGCTCACATTAGATTATACCTATCATAACCTGAGTCATACGCAGGCAGTGGTAGCATTTGCCAATGAAATTGCAGACCACGAAGGACTATCGGACACTGATCGCGAAACGGTGCTGATTGCGGCCTGGTTACATGACACCGGCTATAAGGAAGGCTGTACCAATCACGAAGACAACGGTATCGACCTTGCCCGCCCTTTTTTGAAAGAACACGGCCTGCCGAGCAAGCGAATCGAGGAAGTAATCACCTGCATTGAAGCCACTAAAATGCCGCAGTCGCCTAATGGTCATCGGCTGGCCGAGGTGCTTTGCGACGCGGATCTGGGCCATCTGTCAACCGACGATTTTGTTGAACGCAGCGAGCAGCTACGGCAGGAACTAAAACATACCGGCAATAAAATCAGCAAGAAGAAATGGCGAAAGAAGACAGCTGGTTTTCTGGAAAGTCATCGGTATTTCACGCATTACGGCCAAACCGTACTAGGCCCGCGTCAGGCCGCTAATCTCGAACTTCTTCGTCAGCAAATAGCCGACGATGGCGACGATGATGATGACGATAAGCACGGCAAACAGGACAAGCATGATAAACACGACAAAAACGAGAAGCATGCTAAACAGGAGAAGCAGGACAAACAGGACAAACAGGAAGAGATTCTGAATCAACTGTTTGACGCTCCGGCGGCCAGTTCTTCGGCTAAAGTCAAAAAACCAGAGCGTGGGGTCGAAACCATGTTTCGGTTAACATCGCAGAACCATTTTCAATTGAGTGCCATGGCCGACACCAAGGCCAATATCATGATCTCGATCAACACCATCGTCATCTCGCTGGTGGTGAGTATACTGATTCGGAAACTCGAAGAATGGCCCGCATTAACGATTCCAACCGTTCTTTTCACGATAACCAGCGTCATTGCTACTGTATTGGCAGTGCTGGCTACCCGTCCTAATGTTACGAGTGGTGTGTTCAACCGGGAGGATATTGAAAACAAAACCTCAAATCTGCTGTTTTTTGGCAATTTCTATCGCATGGACCTTGCCGATTACGAATGGGGCATGCGCCGGATGATGGATGACGCTGATTTTCTGTATTCAAGCATGATCCGCGACATTTACTTCCTGGGAAAAGTGCTGGGCCGGAAATATAAGCTCCTGCGCTGGTCCTACTCGGTGTTCATGTTTGGGCTGGTTGTGTCTGTGATCGCATTCGGTGTTGCTGCTTACATGAGCCGCTAA